The proteins below come from a single Corylus avellana chromosome ca3, CavTom2PMs-1.0 genomic window:
- the LOC132173871 gene encoding probable amino acid permease 7, with product MGGEEEDRQAPLLSSPSSPDDHQEDPRKRTGTEWTAIAHVITGVIGAGVLSLAWSVAQLGWIAGPLLMIAFAGITIVSTNLLCDCYRYPDPEHGPSRIRSYMEAVKLYLGERFNPIFSN from the exons ATGGgtggtgaagaagaagatcgGCAAGCACCCTTACTAAGTAGCCCTTCATCACCTGATGACCATCAGGAGGACCCTCGCAAAAGAACTG GGACCGAGTGGACGGCTATAGCACATGTAATAACAGGAGTGATTGGGGCAGGAGTTTTGTCTCTTGCTTGGAGCGTGGCTCAGCTTGGGTGGATTGCAGGTCCACTGCTCATGATTGCGTTTGCAGGCATAACCATTGTATCCACAAACCTTCTGTGTGACTGCTATAGATACCCTGATCCTGAACATGGCCCCTCTAGAATCAGGTCCTATATGGAGGCTGTCAAACTGTATTTGGGTGAGAGATTCAATCccattttttctaattaa
- the LOC132173950 gene encoding probable galactinol--sucrose galactosyltransferase 1, translated as MTVGAGIGVAEGNLVVLGKRVLRDVHENIVVTPASGGALVNGAFIGVRSDQTGSRRVFPIGKLEGLRFMCVFRFKMWWMTQRMGNCGQDIPFETQFLIVEAHDCSNIDGESKGGMDQSALYTVFLPILEGDFRAVLQGNEQNELEICLESGDPAVEGFEGSHLVFVAAGPDPFDVITNAVKSVEKHLQTFSHRERKKMPDMLNWFGWCTWDAFYTDVTSEGVKQGLESLEKGGIPPKFVIIDDGWQSVGMDPTGIESKSDNAANFANRLTNIKENHKFQKDGKEGHRVEDPTLGLRHIVGEIKDKHALKYVYVWHAITGYWGGVKPGVTAMEHYESKLAYPVSSPGVESNEACDCLKSITTNGLGLVNPEKVFNFYNELHSYLASAGIDGVKVDVQNILETLGAGHGGRVKLARKYHQALEASISRNFPGNGIISCMSHGTDSLYSAKRAAVIRASDDFWPRDPASHTIHIASVAYNTIFLGEFMQPDWDMFHSLHPMAEYHAAARAVGGCAIYVSDKPGHHDFTLLKKIVLPDGSILRAKLPGRPTRDCLFSDPARDGKSLLKIWNLNEFSGVVGVFNCQGAGWCRVGKKNLIHDEHPGTISGVIRAKDVNYLPRVANDTWTGDTVIFSHLGGEVVFLPKDASIPITLKSREYEVFTVVPVRELSNAVRFAPIGLIKMFNSGGAIKVMNCEKSEEGTTVVLKVCGCGLFGAYSSARPKRITVDSEEMEFGYEEGYGLVTVSLRVPEEELYLWNITIEL; from the exons atgACTGTTGGGGCGGGGATAGGTGTGGCGGAAGGGAACTTGGTGGTGCTGGGGAAGCGTGTGTTGCGTGATGTGCATGAGAACATTGTGGTAACTCCGGCCTCCGGCGGTGCATTGGTGAACGGTGCATTTATTGGCGTCAGATCCGATCAGACCGGTAGCCGCCGGGTCTTCCCAATTGGAAAGCTCGA GGGATTGCGCTTTATGTGCGTTTTTCGCTTCAAGATGTGGTGGATGACACAGAGGATGGGTAATTGTGGCCAAGATATACCCTTTGAGACCCAGTTTTTGATTGTTGAAGCGCACGATTGTTCTAATATTGATGGAGAAAGCAAAGGTGGAATGGACCAATCTGCCTTGTATACTGTTTTCTTACCGATTCTTGAAGGCGATTTCAGGGCTGTTCTTCAGGGAAACGAACAAAATGAATTGGAGATTTGCTTggaaagtg GAGATCCCGCTGTTGAAGGATTTGAGGGGAGTCATTTGGTTTTTGTGGCAGCTGGACCTGACCCATTTGATGTCATCACAAATGCAGTGAA GAGTGTGGAGAAACATTTACAGACATTTTCTCATCGTGAGAGAAAGAAG ATGCCAGACATGTTGAACTGGTTTGGTTGGTGCACATGGGATGCTTTCTATACCGATGTCACTTCAGAGGGCGTAAAGCAAGGTTTAGAGAG CTTAGAGAAGGGTGGAATTCCTCCAAAGTTTGTTATAATTGATGATGGATGGCAATCAGTTGGCATGGATCCCACTGGCATCGAATCTAAATCTGATAACGCAGCCAA CTTTGCAAACAGGTTGACAAATATCAAAGAGAACCACAAATTTCAGAAAGATGGCAAAGAGGGTCACAGAGTGGAGGATCCAACATTGGGACTTCGCCACATTGTTGGTGAAATAAAGGATAAACATGCTCTGAA GTACGTTTATGTGTGGCATGCAATAACAGGATATTGGGGTGGAGTTAAACCTGGAGTTACTGCAATGGAACACTATGAGTCCAAGTTGGCCTACCCTGTTTCATCTCCCGGTGTTGAATCAAATGAGGCATGTGATTGTTTAAAAAGCATTACAACAAATGGACTTGGCCTTGTGAACCCTGAGAAAGTTTTCAACTTCTATAACGAACTCCACTCATATCTCGCATCGGCCGGTATTGATGGTGTTAAAGTTGATGTTCAGAACATCCTTGAAACTCTTGGGGCAGGTCATGGTGGGAGGGTGAAGCTTGCTAGAAAGTACCATCAGGCCTTAGAGGCATCTATTTCCAGAAACTTCCCTGGTAATGGAATTATTTCTTGTATGAGTCACGGCACAGACAGTTTGTACAG TGCAAAGCGGGCAGCTGTTATAAGGGCATCAGATGATTTCTGGCCTAGAGATCCAGCATCACACACAATTCATATTGCATCAGTTGCTTACAACACCATTTTTCTGGGCGAATTTATGCAGCCGGATTGGGATATGTTCCAT AGCCTACACCCAATGGCTGAATATCATGCTGCAGCTCGTGCTGTGGGAGGATGTGCTATTTATGTTAG TGACAAACCTGGACACCATGACTTTACTCTTTTGAAGAAGATTGTACTTCCTGATGGTTCTATATTGAGGGCCAAACTTCCAGGAAGACCAACAAGGGATTGCTTATTTTCTGATCCTGCTAGAGATGGAAAAAG TCTTCTAAAGATCTGGAATCTGAATGAGTTTTCTGGAGTTGTGGGGGTCTTCAACTGCCAGGGAGCTGGCTGGTGTAGGGTTGGAAAGAAGAACCTCATCCACGATGAACATCCTGGTACAATATCTGGGGTTATCAGGGCTAAAGATGTTAATTATCTGCCCAGAGTTGCAAATGATACATGGACTGGGGATACTGTCATATTCTCTCATCTTGGTG GAGAGGTGGTTTTTCTTCCAAAGGATGCATCTATTCCAATTACACTAAAATCCAGAGAATATGAAGTTTTCACAGTGGTTCCTGTTAGGGAACTGTCTAATGCTGTTAGATTTGCCCCCATAGGCCTAATCAAGATGTTCAATTCAGGAGGAGCCATCAAAGTAATGAATTGTGAAAAATCTGAGGAAGGCACAACTGTTGTGTTGAAAGTTTGTGGGTGTGGCCTTTTTGGAGCCTACTCTTCAGCTCGACCCAAGAGAATAACAGTTGATTCAGAGGAGATGGAATTCGGATACGAAGAAGGATATGGTTTGGTAACTGTTTCTTTGAGAGTTCCAGAAGAAGAGTTGTACCTCTGGAATATAACCATTGAGCTATGA
- the LOC132174631 gene encoding oleosin 5 — MAEYREVYNEGPQQEHVSGRSVLCASVAGMAIGGPLLGMSGFSFIASVALLLITSPLLLLFSPLLFCAALLLVGALAGFSAAAAIAMAGVSTLGWVFRELRAGRGDHVGSTFGERLAESGERLKKLGEGWAAHLHQMTSGIEFEMS, encoded by the coding sequence ATGGCAGAGTATCGAGAGGTCTATAATGAGGGACCCCAACAGGAACATGTATCTGGGAGGTCGGTGCTTTGCGCATCAGTTGCCGGCATGGCAATAGGGGGGCCGCTTCTGGGCATGTCGGGGTTCAGTTTTATAGCATCAGTTGCACTACTACTCATAACCTCTCCGCTTTTGTTACTCTTCAGTCCTCTGCTTTTCTGTGCTGCCCTTCTTCTTGTGGGAGCCTTGGCTGGCTTCTCTGCGGCTGCAGCCATTGCAATGGCTGGTGTGTCCACTCTGGGCTGGGTTTTCCGAGAGCTTAGAGCTGGCAGGGGAGATCACGTGGGGTCGACGTTCGGTGAGAGGTTGGCAGAGTCAGGGGAGAGATTGAAGAAACTGGGCGAGGGTTGGGCTGCTCATCTGCACCAGATGACATCTGGAATCGAGTTTGAAATGAGTTAA